A genomic stretch from Tenrec ecaudatus isolate mTenEca1 chromosome X, mTenEca1.hap1, whole genome shotgun sequence includes:
- the LOC142433864 gene encoding olfactory receptor 10V1-like, whose protein sequence is MHLQPRNLTWSSDFRIRGFGNLPELQILFFGVLLTVHLITLAGHAAIVLVTLTDPCLQTPMYFFLRNLSAIEICYVLVIVPNMLANFLSENQRMPFLGCALQMLLFIALGGAECFLLAAMAYDRFVAICSPLRYTLIVTRALCLQMLVLACVGGFALSLTLTTLIFLLPFCQSRDINHFFCDIPAVLFLACSDTRANEIAVFLVCMLILLIPFLLILLSYAFIIAAILRIHSAEGRSKAFSTCAGHLLVSLLHYGCAIFIYIRPKSCYTPEQDKIVSLIYTNITPMLYPMIYTLRNQEVKGALRRFLQSHRRMKWQRNTR, encoded by the coding sequence ATGCACCTGCAGCCTAGGAACCTCACCTGGAGCTCCGACTTTAGGATCCGGGGCTTTGGGAACCTGCCGGAGCTGCAGATCCTCTTCTTCGGCGTTCTCCTCACTGTGCATCTCATCACCCTCGCGGGGCACGCAGCAATCGTGCTCGTCACGCTCACGGACCCCTGCCTCCAGACGCCCATGTACTTTTTCCTCCGCAACCTGTCCGCCATTGAGATTTGCTACGTGTTGGTCATTGTCCCCAACATGTTGGCTAATTTCCTGTCCGAGAACCAACGAATGCCCTTCCTGGGCTGTGCCCTGCAAATGCTCCTCTTCATCGCCCTGGGAGGGGCCGAGTGCTTCCTTCTGGCCGCGATGGCCTACGACCGGTTCGTGGCCATCTGCAGCCCCCTGCGCTACACACTCATCGTCACCAGAGCCCTCTGCCTGCAGATGCTGGTGCTGGCGTGTGTCGGTGGCTTCGCgctctccctcaccctcaccaccCTGATCTTCCTCCTGCCTTTTTGCCAGTCCCGCGACATCAATCATTTCTTCTGTGACATCCCCGCTGTATTGTTCCTGGCCTGCTCCGACACTCGAGCCAACGAGATTGCCGTCTTCCTGGTCTGCATGCTCATTCTGTTGATCCCCTTCCTGCTGATTCTGCTCTCCTATGCGTTTATCATCGCCGCCATCCTCAGAATCCACTCCGCCGAGGGCAGGAGCAAAGCTTTCTCCACCTGCGCTGGGCACCTACTGGTCTCTCTTCTGCACTATGGCTGTGCGATATTCATCTACATTCGTCCTAAGTCATGCTACACTCCAGAACAGGACAAAATTGTGTCCTTAATCTACACCAACATAACCCCCATGCTCTACCCGATGATCTACACTCTGAGGAACCAGGAAGTCAAGGGTGCCCTCAGGAGATTCCTGCAGAGCCACCGCCGGATGAAGTGGCAGCGCAACACAAGGTGA